Proteins encoded together in one Passer domesticus isolate bPasDom1 chromosome 6, bPasDom1.hap1, whole genome shotgun sequence window:
- the LOC135303961 gene encoding serine/threonine-protein kinase PAK 3-like: MRGSKNANLVNYVDSYLVDEELWLVMEYMDGGSLHDVIRETRMAEGEIAAVSRECLQGLDFLHSKQVIHRDIKSHNILLGLDGSVKLADFGLAAQLTTEQNKRRSAVGTTYWMAPEIFTRKPYGPKVDIWSFGIVGIEMVDGAPPYLMKTFRTVQQLISTGAPPKLQKPRQQSAWLRDFLHCCLERDEDRRWSAQELLQHPFVTSAKPASSLTPLIMATQEFMADRRY, from the exons ATGCGTGGCAGTAAGAATGCCAACCTTGTGAACTATGTAGACAG CTACCTGGTGGATGAGGAACTCTGGCTGGTGATGGAATACATGGACGGAGGTTCTTTACATGATGTCATCAGGGAGACTCGCATGGCAGAAGGAGAGATAGCAGCTGTCTCTCGGGAG tgcctgcaaggcctggaTTTCCTGCACTCCAAGCAAGTGATCCACCGAGATATCAAAAGCCACAACATTCTCCTGGGCTTGGATGGATCAGTCAAGCTGG ctgattttggccttgCTGCTCAACTCACCACCGAGCAGAACAAACGGAGATCAGCTGTTGGAACAACTTACTGGATGGCGCCAGAAATTTTCACCAGGAAGCCctatggccccaaagtggacatctgGTCCTTTGGCATCGTGGGGATCGAGATGGTGGACGGAGCGCCTCCGTACCTGATGAAAACCTTCCGCACG gtTCAACAGCTGATAAGCACCGGGGCCCCCCCGAAGCTGcagaagcccaggcagcagtcgGCGTGGCTGCGAGActttctgcactgctgcctggagagggacGAGGACAGGCGCTGGTCTGCCcaggaacttctgcag catccatttgtaaCATCAGCCAAGCCAGCCTCCTCCCTGACGCCTCTGATCATGGCCACACAGGAGTTCATGGCCGACAGGAGATACTAG